TTCATCTGCACCTGCACACGTCCGTGACCAAACTTGCCGCCCAATTCCAGTGTTGCTCTGAATGAACCCATAATTAAAACTTTTTTAATTGTTGTTGATAATGTTACCGGAGGTCTTTCATGATACTGTCATCAAGTTGGCGTGAAAACAAAATAGAGAAAACCTCAACAACTTCTTGAAGTCTCCTCTGTCGGCTGAAAGACAGTCTTGCTCTGGGGTAGAAGAGGAAGAATTGCAGTCTGTTGTCTTTGAAAGCAAATGTAGAAAAATGGAATCTAAAGTCAAAGGAATACAGATTAAAAGACTTGCAGATTATGGATATTTAACGGTTCTTTCCTGTCTGCTGGCTTTCATCATTCAGACTGTCTTGCAATCTCATTCATATTACCTCGCAAAGTGACTCATTTTACCGTGTGATTAGAGTCACTTTACCAGGTGATATGAGGCATATTACAAGGCTATAAGAAGAGATTTGTTATCTGTTTGATACTCAGGATTTTATTGGCTAATATAAATAAATCATTCAAACTCACGTTACATATTATCTTTGATGATGCTAAAATATTTTTCATCTACATCCTCAAAAATCTCCTTTCCTTCTAACATATAAGCACTCATCAGTGCATCTTTCGCCTTTTCCATATTTCCAAGTTCATAGAACGACTGACCTAATCCAAGCCAAACATATCCATATTCGACTGCATCAGGACATAGTAAGGCTTCATTATAATAGGAGTTTGCCGACGAATAGTCTTCAAGGTTAAAACAGCAATCCCCTAAAGCCGTATAGACATGCAATGCTATTTCCCAGTCCGTCTTAGGAAAAGGGAGTAAAACTAAGGCACGTTTATAATGCTTCAGTGCAGACTTTAAAAACTCATTTTCAGATGCATTGTCTCCTTGTTCCATTTCATGCATGATGGAATCGTAAAGTTCTACGGATAGTTCATTCATTGTATATAAACTTTTCGGGATGTAGATAAAAATCCATATATTTAGAAGGCTCATTATCGAAATAACGCATTCCAGCTACTTGGACTACATTTTTGAAATCTTCAAAGGCTCCTTGATAATCTTTTATTTCAAATTTATATTTACCGATATAGTGAGCTAATTCCTCATCACTTTGATGAAGATTATTGTTAATATAAATCATTCGATTAAGCCATTTCTTGACATTATCTAAATCTAACATTTTAAAACTATCGTCTACAGCATACTTTGCTGTATTGTAAGCCTCATTCCAATTATTTTTAGGTTCTGGATACATTGACCACGCCTGCTCATGAAGTTTTAGGCAAGCATAAAATTCTTTCCTCTTAGACTTATCATAAGCACATTCTGATAAGCCATCGATTTGTGCCTGAATATTATAATCCAATATTGCCATTTTTTGATTTTATTTTAAAGGTTCTTTATATATTTCTTTTATTTGGGCACCTTTGCTTCTGTTGGTACGATAGTATTGTAATTCATAATTATCACTGTTTAGCATCCACTCACGTACCTCCTTAGATTTTGCACCATACTTTCTACCTTCTGTATTCCACCAATGTACTGCATCTATTTTGTGCCCCATATCCGCTTCTTTAATATTTCTCCATCTTTGGCCATCCCAAAATTGTTTCTCACCTCTAAAAATCCTTGCCCTTGGTGGATTTTCTTTCACCAGCATTCTATTAAAGACCTCTCGCCCTGTTTTACTGTTTTTCCCAGGTGTTCGTCCCATATATTTTAGGCGATTACTTACTTTCTTTACAATTCTGGAAAGACATTTCTTAGCGTTATGCACCAGCCACTGCAATGTCCCCACAAAGTAAGTATGCCAATTGGAAACCTCAAAGTTATAAACTTTCCTCGGCTTATACGAGAACTTTACATCTTTTATTTCGATATCTTCTTCATTGCTGCTTTTTATCCTATCGCCTGTTTGCAGATCAGCGGCATCTTTCCAACCGTTTTCTGTAAGGAAAGGATGCTCAGCAGTCGTTTCTATGATTTCCTCTTCCGTATATAGTTCAACGGTATGATCACTTTCACGAACCATCGTTCGGACGATTTCCTGCAATCCAGTTTCACCGCTCGATTGGTCATACGACCAAACCTTGTCACCGGCCTTGATATCCTCGATGTTCTTCAGTCCGCCATCCGTATTGATTTTAGTCCCTGCGGGGAAACAGGCAAAGACACAGACATGCCCGGCAGAAGCCTTGCCGACAATTTTGTCAATAGATTCACAGAAAGCTTTCCTTGCTCCTTTGGCCGTTAATTTTATTGCGGTCTTCAGTCCTGTCTTGCCGACCTGTTTGGCTACGGCTTTGGCAGCAGACTTGGCCGCAACCTTAACGCCAGCCTTAATACCGGCTTTACCTGCAGAGGAGGCTGCGGTAGTCGCCCCAAACGATACAAGCCCGGCAACATCCAAGGCTAGGAAACCGATGTTCATGGCC
The nucleotide sequence above comes from Segatella oris. Encoded proteins:
- a CDS encoding polymorphic toxin-type HINT domain-containing protein produces the protein MPCSLGGKINFVTSGQIPLPDDAMEDIKALQEQGAKEDEDEGWGWLDTVELIPVVGSIVGAVREGMKGNWGMMAMNIGFLALDVAGLVSFGATTAASSAGKAGIKAGVKVAAKSAAKAVAKQVGKTGLKTAIKLTAKGARKAFCESIDKIVGKASAGHVCVFACFPAGTKINTDGGLKNIEDIKAGDKVWSYDQSSGETGLQEIVRTMVRESDHTVELYTEEEIIETTAEHPFLTENGWKDAADLQTGDRIKSSNEEDIEIKDVKFSYKPRKVYNFEVSNWHTYFVGTLQWLVHNAKKCLSRIVKKVSNRLKYMGRTPGKNSKTGREVFNRMLVKENPPRARIFRGEKQFWDGQRWRNIKEADMGHKIDAVHWWNTEGRKYGAKSKEVREWMLNSDNYELQYYRTNRSKGAQIKEIYKEPLK